In the genome of Chaetodon auriga isolate fChaAug3 chromosome 15, fChaAug3.hap1, whole genome shotgun sequence, one region contains:
- the LOC143332513 gene encoding protein phosphatase 1D-like isoform X2, with protein MDEAIVFRMSAFSEQGGRKYMEDVVEIRIEYEPTPTPVEDYPKSQRHGGQGKAQNEPTKQTENETHDLNVPAESGPVSAMWVESLSNENSSNNSAPVSDEKVAEHVVDTRRSVAFFAVFDGHGGREAAHFARENLWDLLKRQRGFWSKDHSEVCAALRKGFIACHHAMWKELPEWPKTITGLPSTSGTTASVIVIRGVHMYVAHVGDSAVVVGVKENDSDITLQALEVTQDHKPELPKEKERIERLGGSVMKKSGVNRVVWKRPRLTHNGPVRRSTVIDQIPFLAVARSLGDLWSYDFYSGEFVVSPEPDTTVMTLDPKRHRYIILGSDGLWNMMPPKNAVNMCYSHDKMVGPKGMSCARRLGCTALLFWKERMLRADNTTVIVLALQERGGPPIPMHRDEIVVDMATGIDHVPYPGTTYNTCEVPKAEHEDDMFYEEDEIYGEEHEGWPCLEW; from the exons ATGGACGAGGCAATAGTGTTTCGTATGAGTGCATTTTCCGAGCAAGGAGGGAGGAAATACATGGAGGATGTTGTCGAGATAAGAATCGAGTACGAGCCGACGCCGACGCCAGTCGAAGATTATCCAAAGTCGCAGAGACATGGAGGACAGGGAAAAGCCCAGAATGAACCTaccaaacagactgaaaatgagacACACGACCTCAACGTCCCTGCCGAATCCGGACCAGTCTCTGCTATGTGGGTAGAGAGCCTCTCTAACgagaacagcagcaacaacagcgcGCCGGTATCAGACGAAAAAGTCGCAGAGCATGTAGTCGACACTCGGAGGTCTGTGGCATTTTTCGCTGTTTTCGATGGCCACGGTGGTCGAGAAGCTGCGCATTTCGCCAGAGAGAATCTGTGGGATCTGTTGAAGAGGCAGCGGGGGTTTTGGTCGAAGGATCACAGCGAAGTGTGCGCTGCTCTCCGGAAAGGCTTCATCGCATGTCACCATGCGATGTGGAAAGAGCTCC CGGAGTGGCCGAAGACCATCACTGGCCTGCCCAGCACATCAGGCACCACAGCCAGTGTGATCGTGATCCGAGGGGTCCACATGTACGTTGCCCATGTGGGGGATTCAGCTGTGGTGGTTGGAGTGAAAGAAAATGACTCCGACATCACGCTCCAGGCACTCGAAGTAACGCAGGACCATAAACCTGAGCTGCcgaaagaaaaagagaggatcGAGCGCCTGGGTGGCAG TGTAATGAAGAAATCTGGCGTGAACCGTGTTGTGTGGAAGAGGCCCAGACTGACCCACAACGGCCCCGTGAGGAGGAGTACAGTCATCGACCAGATCCCCTTCTTGGCTGTGGCCCGATCCCTCG GCGACCTGTGGAGCTACGATTTCTACAGCGGGGAGTTCGTGGTCTCTCCAGAGCCCGATACCACGGTGATGACCCTCGACCCCAAACGCCATCGCTACATCATCCTCGGCAGCGACGGACTGTGGAACATGATGCCACCCAAAAATGCCGTCAATATGTGCTATAGTCACGACAAAATGGTG GGGCCAAAGGGGATGTCCTGCGCCCGCCGCCTGGGATGCACAGCCCTGCTCTTCTGGAAAGAACGCATGCTCCGAGCGGACAACACAACGGTTATCGTCCTGGCCCTGCAGGAGCGCGGAGGCCCCCCTATCCCAATGCATCGAGACGAGATCGTGGTTGACATGGCTACTGGAATCGACCACGTCCCGTACCCAGGAACTACTTATAACACGTGCGAGGTCCCGAAG GCGGAGCATGAGGATGACATGTTTTATGAAGAAGATGAGATATATGGAGAAGAACATGAGGGATGGCCGTGCCTGGAGTGGTAG
- the LOC143332513 gene encoding protein phosphatase 1D-like isoform X1, whose translation MDEAIVFRMSAFSEQGGRKYMEDVVEIRIEYEPTPTPVEDYPKSQRHGGQGKAQNEPTKQTENETHDLNVPAESGPVSAMWVESLSNENSSNNSAPVSDEKVAEHVVDTRRSVAFFAVFDGHGGREAAHFARENLWDLLKRQRGFWSKDHSEVCAALRKGFIACHHAMWKELPEWPKTITGLPSTSGTTASVIVIRGVHMYVAHVGDSAVVVGVKENDSDITLQALEVTQDHKPELPKEKERIERLGGSVMKKSGVNRVVWKRPRLTHNGPVRRSTVIDQIPFLAVARSLGDLWSYDFYSGEFVVSPEPDTTVMTLDPKRHRYIILGSDGLWNMMPPKNAVNMCYSHDKMVGPKGMSCARRLGCTALLFWKERMLRADNTTVIVLALQERGGPPIPMHRDEIVVDMATGIDHVPYPGTTYNTCEVPKRGDAVSAPSPFKERSTALEQAFGLYEAAFCATAQLLPDVDSVSAALPPSDGSVSVFEKQDSTTQTDCAAASAPPLKKSRRSPLTPPELRGPQRRLGRSSNKNFPQETPHSNVQSEQTRQTHAQRGERGSSEESSILPQRHNSALCVC comes from the exons ATGGACGAGGCAATAGTGTTTCGTATGAGTGCATTTTCCGAGCAAGGAGGGAGGAAATACATGGAGGATGTTGTCGAGATAAGAATCGAGTACGAGCCGACGCCGACGCCAGTCGAAGATTATCCAAAGTCGCAGAGACATGGAGGACAGGGAAAAGCCCAGAATGAACCTaccaaacagactgaaaatgagacACACGACCTCAACGTCCCTGCCGAATCCGGACCAGTCTCTGCTATGTGGGTAGAGAGCCTCTCTAACgagaacagcagcaacaacagcgcGCCGGTATCAGACGAAAAAGTCGCAGAGCATGTAGTCGACACTCGGAGGTCTGTGGCATTTTTCGCTGTTTTCGATGGCCACGGTGGTCGAGAAGCTGCGCATTTCGCCAGAGAGAATCTGTGGGATCTGTTGAAGAGGCAGCGGGGGTTTTGGTCGAAGGATCACAGCGAAGTGTGCGCTGCTCTCCGGAAAGGCTTCATCGCATGTCACCATGCGATGTGGAAAGAGCTCC CGGAGTGGCCGAAGACCATCACTGGCCTGCCCAGCACATCAGGCACCACAGCCAGTGTGATCGTGATCCGAGGGGTCCACATGTACGTTGCCCATGTGGGGGATTCAGCTGTGGTGGTTGGAGTGAAAGAAAATGACTCCGACATCACGCTCCAGGCACTCGAAGTAACGCAGGACCATAAACCTGAGCTGCcgaaagaaaaagagaggatcGAGCGCCTGGGTGGCAG TGTAATGAAGAAATCTGGCGTGAACCGTGTTGTGTGGAAGAGGCCCAGACTGACCCACAACGGCCCCGTGAGGAGGAGTACAGTCATCGACCAGATCCCCTTCTTGGCTGTGGCCCGATCCCTCG GCGACCTGTGGAGCTACGATTTCTACAGCGGGGAGTTCGTGGTCTCTCCAGAGCCCGATACCACGGTGATGACCCTCGACCCCAAACGCCATCGCTACATCATCCTCGGCAGCGACGGACTGTGGAACATGATGCCACCCAAAAATGCCGTCAATATGTGCTATAGTCACGACAAAATGGTG GGGCCAAAGGGGATGTCCTGCGCCCGCCGCCTGGGATGCACAGCCCTGCTCTTCTGGAAAGAACGCATGCTCCGAGCGGACAACACAACGGTTATCGTCCTGGCCCTGCAGGAGCGCGGAGGCCCCCCTATCCCAATGCATCGAGACGAGATCGTGGTTGACATGGCTACTGGAATCGACCACGTCCCGTACCCAGGAACTACTTATAACACGTGCGAGGTCCCGAAG CGGGGCGATGCAGTGAGTGCTCCCTCCCCATTCAAAGAACGGTCCACAGCTCTGGAGCAGGCGTTCGGGCTGTATGAAGCAGCCTTCTGTGCCACCGCGCAGCTCTTACCCGACGTTGACTCTGTGAGCGCTGCGTTGCCTCCCTCAGATggttctgtcagtgtttttgaaaAGCAAGACTCCACAACCCAAAcggactgtgctgctgcttctgctcctcCATTAAAGAAGTCTCGCCGTTCTCCACTCACACCCCCCGAACTGAGAGGTCCTCAGCGTCGGCTCGGCCGGTCCTCCAACAAAAACTTCCCCCAGGAGACGCCTCATAGCAACGTGCAAAGTGAACAAACCCGTCAAACTCATGCtcagaggggagaaagaggcTCCTCCGAGGAAAGCAGCATCCTCCCACAACGCCACAACtctgccttgtgtgtgtgctga